Below is a genomic region from Zavarzinella sp..
TCGACCAGGGCACCGGTGATTTTGCGATTGATATACAGATTGCCCACGCGGAAACGCTGCTTGATCGTTTCGATATTCCGTGGGCTGCGGGAATAAAGCCCCCGGTCAGCGCGTATTTGGTGCCGTTTGCCACCTTTAACGCTTCTTCAAGGTCCTTCACGCGGATAATGGACAGCACCGGGCCAAAGATCTCTTCCTGTGCAATCCGTGCGGTGGGGGGCACATCCACAAAAACGTGGGGAGCAACGTAAAAGCCCTTTTTGTCCCAATCGCCAGTTTCTGGTGCAAAAAAAGATTTGGCTTCGGATTTGCCTACTTCGATCATCCCCAGTATCCGCTGGCGGGCTTCTTCATCGATCACTGGGCCAATTGCCGATCCGGCATCGCTGGCGGGGCCCATCGTCAGGCTTTTTGTGGCTTCAATCACCCGTTGCACAAAAATGTCGTAGTTTGCTTCCAGCACAATCGCCCGACTACCCGCAGAACATTTCTGCCCCTGGTAGCCAAAGGCACTGTCGACGACGCCTTTCACCGCTTCGTCCAGATCGGCATCGGAATCGACAATGATCGCGTTTTTGCCACCCATTTCGGCAATGACCCGTTTCACAAAGTGCTGTTCCGGCAAAATCTGTGCGGCAGACTGGTTGATATTTAAGCCCACTTGCAGCGAACCGGTGAATGCAATCACCGCCACGTCGGGGTGGTTGACCAGAACCGGCCCCACCACTTCGCCCTGCCCAGGGAGAAAATTGACAACTCCTGCCGGAAACCCTGCCTCAGTAAAGACTTGCATCAATTGTGCGGCGACCACCGGGGTTTGTTCGGCGGGCTTCATGATGGTGGTATTGCCCGCTGCCAGTGCGGCAGCAGTCATCCCACACAGGATTGCCAGTGGGAAGTTCCACGGGAAATGATCGCCGCCACCCCACGTGGTTCGTAAATCATGTAATTGTCTTCGCCAGGCACATCCCGCCGATGATGGTGTTCCAGGCGTTCCATTTCCAGTGCGTAGTAATTGCAGAAATCGATCGCTTCTGCCACATCGGCGTCGGCTTCGCGCCACGATTTGCCAGATTCGAACACAATCCAGGCCGATAACTCGAAGTGGCGTTTCTGCATGACCTTGGCCGCACTGCGAAGCAGATCTGCGCGGGCGGCAACTGGCGTGGTTCGCCATGATTCTAACGCTTGTTCGGCTGTTTGAACAGCTAGATTGGCCTGTTCCACCGTTGCCAGTGCGACTCTGCCCACCAGATCTTCCTGCTGGGACGGATTTTTCGAATCCAGCCACGCACCCGATTCGAGTGGCTTCCCACCAATCACAATGGGGTATTGCTTGCCAAACTGGTTCCGGACCTGTTGCAAGGCGGATGCCATGGCCAGGCGGGGCTTTTCCAACGAAAAATCCCGCAGGGGTTCGTTGCGAAAAGTGGTGCTATGGTGGGCATTTGCCGCACCGTGGGAGTCGAATTCGGTAGTTTTCTTCTGTTTTGCTTCAGTGGGATTCATCAGTAACCTATGTTCCGGGATCGACCCGGCCTGACTGACACGGATAAATGATTCGTTAGAGGTATTTTCAAGCAGCCGGCGGACGAGATAAGCCATACCGGGCAACAGTTCGCCATAAGGTGCATAAATGCGAACGCGACGGTCAAAAGAGGCAATGGAATCCTTAAACTCCTCGCCCATGCCATAGAGCATCTGGTATTCATAGGCGTTCGGTGGGACATTTAGCTTTTCTGCGGTCGCCAGTGTGTAGGCGATACTACGCACGTTGTGGCTGCCAAAAGCGGGTCGCAACCATTCATAATTTTCTAATAAAAAGTGGGCACACCGCTCAAAACAAGCATCGGATTCCCACTTCTGGCCCCAAACGGGCACCGGCCAATCGTTTTGGGCGGCGATAATCGTTTCGTAATCCCAGTAGGCACCCTTCACCAGCCGAATCCAGACACTGGTGCCCCGCTGTTTCACCCACGAGAGCAGTTCCTGCAGATCATGTTCGGTATCCCGCAGGTAAGCCTGCATGGCGATCCCCACGTGGGGCCAATCGCGAAATTCCGGCTCATCCAGAACTGTGCGGAAAATATGTAGCGTGGTATCTTTGAAGCTGTGCTGCTCCATGTCGAAATTGACAAATGCACCCTGATTTTTCGCCTGTTTCATAATCGGTCGCAGGCGGCTCAGCACCGCACGGGTGGTGCCTTCCGGATCAATCGGGTCGAACTGGCTGTACAGTGCGGACAATTTCACAGAAACGTTCACCCGTGGGATCGGCCCAAGATGATCGCGATCGATGATTTCAATTTCGGGAAGTTGGTTGATGCAATCGGTCAGGCCGTGCAGCAGGTCGACATATTGCTGCTGCACTGCATCCGCTTCTGCCTCGGTGATGGTGGCTTCACCCAGCAAATCGACAGTGAAGGCAAATTTCAGATCCCGCAGAGACTTGACGGCCTGGATTGCTTCCGGAACACTGGAACCCACAATAAACCGGCGTGCCAGGTGGCGGGCGTTTGCTTTCGCAAACCAGGCCAATAAACGGGCTGCAGGGCCACGTGACGGCAGCCATTTGACACCATGACGAATAAGCCACGGCACCTCATCGCCCGCCTCGCCCAGATCTTCCTTCAGGTGGGATGTTATTGCGGCGGGGTCTGTCAATCGAGGTAAGGCATCCACAAAACGAAACAACTGAACTTTCAGCCCTTCGGCACTCATTGTCCAGTTCATCAATTGCTGGTCGAACCAGCCAGGCGTGAACACAGCGGCACCACTGGCATCCACGCGGGCAAAGATTTCCCTGCCATACGCCTGGGTGCGGTGTTCCAAATCAGCGGACATTCTTACCTCATTCTTTCTACTTGCTTCGATCTGCTATACACTGTCTTAGCTAATTAATAGTTTTCACCGAGTGGGGAATACGTCGAATGAGTGCGAAAAAAATTGGAAAATACCAAATTATCGCGCCTTTAGGAAAAGGAGCAAACAGCACCATCTTTCACATTCGGCGGGAAGAGGACAACCGGGAATACGCTCTGAAAATGATTCCGATCGAGGATGCGGATGATGCTAAGTACATTGAACAGGCCAAACACGAGTATAAAGTGGCCCAGATGCTTTCTCATCCAAATCTCATTAAGATTTACTCATTAGAATTCCGCAAAAGCCTCTTCATTAAAATCAAGAAAGTCGAATTATTGATTGAATATCTGAATGCCAAACCACTGGACACCACCATCGTGCCACTGGGACAATTAGGGGCGATCTTTGCCCAGGTGGCTGCGGGGTTGGTTCACATGCACCGACGTGGCGTTTTTCACGCCGATTTGAAACCGGGCAACATTCTTTACGGTAAGCGTGGCGAAGTCAAAATCATCGATTACGGCCTTTCCTGGATTAAAGGGGAGACCAAAGACCGG
It encodes:
- a CDS encoding serine/threonine-protein kinase, with product MSAKKIGKYQIIAPLGKGANSTIFHIRREEDNREYALKMIPIEDADDAKYIEQAKHEYKVAQMLSHPNLIKIYSLEFRKSLFIKIKKVELLIEYLNAKPLDTTIVPLGQLGAIFAQVAAGLVHMHRRGVFHADLKPGNILYGKRGEVKIIDYGLSWIKGETKDRIQGTPEYMAPETAAEKTINETTDIYNFGATMYRLTTHELPPLSLSSDPNMILSAKTFHTMLKPVQELNKAVPKSLCDLIHACLKFKPEKRPQRMVDVFEELKKIADEMGTPIYETEE